A single genomic interval of Deinococcus radiotolerans harbors:
- a CDS encoding AAA family ATPase: MSIPDPLTLWRELEAAIRHTLTNNELAQGGLLIAALSALAVQARTLPATALNHLKGRFTITLDVQGDDAAFPWLAAWLAAQPVGRHLRHLGVVTRFNEQMGGQNLTLGVDRDGDDVNVRLVPLSGQVLLRYRGHWVLARPARTQRQIAGSSAGGFNHSLTFRMLASARPIIGELLRDAYDSTAGRSDGRVEIHVPEYQGWTLAERRPARPLSSLIYTETLLDTLSGDLSAFFRDRDWYAQMGIPYRRGYLLHGPPGNGKSSLVAALAGHFGLNVCVLNLATPDLTDDRLTGLLSNLPRRALLLLEDIDAVFLGREPRAPTVKLSFNGLLNALDGVAAGEGRVTFMTTNDLGGLDAALIRPGRADRHVHLGNATPEQVAGMLRRFWPDWTEAQVRDLTQRVPGGLLSMARVQEYLLERRADEAGVTRDWAALTSTGCPTRLRLLPAS, from the coding sequence ATGTCCATTCCTGATCCTCTGACCCTCTGGCGGGAGCTGGAGGCCGCCATTCGCCACACCCTGACGAACAACGAACTCGCGCAGGGCGGCCTGCTGATCGCCGCGCTGAGCGCCCTGGCCGTGCAGGCCCGCACCCTCCCGGCTACCGCCCTGAACCACCTGAAGGGCCGCTTCACGATCACGCTGGACGTGCAGGGCGACGACGCCGCGTTCCCGTGGCTGGCCGCGTGGCTCGCCGCGCAGCCCGTCGGACGGCACCTGCGGCACCTGGGCGTCGTGACCCGCTTCAACGAGCAGATGGGCGGGCAGAACCTCACGCTGGGCGTCGACCGCGACGGGGACGACGTAAACGTCCGCCTCGTGCCCCTGAGCGGGCAGGTTCTGCTGCGCTACCGCGGCCACTGGGTGCTCGCACGGCCCGCCCGCACCCAGCGGCAGATTGCCGGGAGCAGCGCCGGGGGGTTCAATCACAGCCTTACCTTCCGGATGCTGGCCAGCGCCCGGCCCATCATCGGGGAGCTGCTGCGCGACGCGTACGACAGCACCGCCGGACGCAGCGACGGCCGCGTCGAGATCCACGTGCCCGAGTACCAGGGCTGGACACTCGCCGAGCGCCGACCCGCCCGCCCCCTGAGCAGCCTCATCTACACCGAGACGCTGCTGGACACGCTGAGCGGCGACCTGAGCGCTTTCTTCCGCGACCGGGACTGGTACGCGCAGATGGGTATCCCCTACCGCCGCGGGTACCTGCTGCACGGCCCGCCCGGCAACGGCAAGAGCAGCCTCGTGGCGGCGCTCGCCGGGCACTTCGGGCTGAACGTCTGCGTGCTGAACCTCGCCACGCCCGACCTGACCGACGACCGCCTGACCGGCCTCCTGAGCAACCTGCCCCGCCGCGCCCTGCTGCTGCTGGAAGACATCGACGCGGTGTTCCTGGGCCGCGAACCGCGCGCGCCCACCGTGAAACTGTCCTTCAACGGCCTGCTGAACGCCCTGGACGGTGTGGCCGCCGGGGAAGGCCGCGTGACCTTCATGACCACCAACGACCTGGGCGGCCTGGACGCCGCCCTGATCCGCCCCGGCCGCGCCGACCGGCACGTGCACCTGGGCAACGCCACGCCCGAACAGGTCGCCGGGATGCTCCGGCGCTTCTGGCCCGACTGGACGGAAGCGCAGGTCCGTGACCTCACGCAGCGCGTGCCCGGCGGCCTGCTGAGCATGGCGCGCGTGCAGGAATACCTCCTCGAACGCCGCGCCGACGAGGCGGGCGTCACCCGCGACTGGGCTGCCCTGACCAGCACCGGCTGCCCCACCCGCCTGCGCCTCCTGCCCGCCAGCTGA